A DNA window from Chelativorans sp. AA-79 contains the following coding sequences:
- a CDS encoding sugar ABC transporter permease, whose protein sequence is MKSFSLLSRRAGAAFLTPAGLLIGAFVIAPFFWVIYVSFTNRTLLGRTALDPEFVGFANYISLFEAGSFLTRGEFGTSLILTIQFVLLSALAGQAALGMLLAWMLQSVPKTLKRLTEMVVIAAWILPEVVIAFAWFAFLDYDNGTLNMIMDALGLPRGDWLLSFPFWVIVVFNTWRGTAFSMMLFNSAFSSIPPSYFQAADVAGASSWQKFRDIGLPLIRGHVVTDLILITMWTFNVFTPFLLTKGGPSYRTEILSIYTYRVAFRDFEFGKGAAVGVVIMLINLAFALFYLWVTRKRARGVAA, encoded by the coding sequence ATGAAATCCTTTTCCCTTCTGTCGCGCAGAGCCGGTGCCGCCTTTCTCACGCCGGCGGGACTTCTGATCGGCGCCTTCGTCATCGCGCCGTTCTTCTGGGTCATCTACGTTTCCTTCACGAACCGCACGCTGCTCGGCCGCACGGCGCTCGATCCGGAGTTCGTCGGCTTTGCCAATTATATCTCGCTTTTCGAGGCGGGCTCCTTCCTCACGCGCGGCGAGTTCGGGACCTCGCTCATCCTGACGATCCAATTCGTGCTGCTTTCGGCGCTCGCCGGGCAGGCGGCGCTCGGCATGCTGCTTGCCTGGATGCTGCAGTCCGTGCCGAAGACGCTCAAGCGCCTCACCGAGATGGTGGTGATCGCCGCCTGGATCCTGCCCGAAGTGGTGATCGCCTTCGCCTGGTTCGCCTTCCTCGACTACGACAACGGCACGCTCAACATGATCATGGATGCGCTGGGCCTGCCGAGGGGCGATTGGCTGCTCTCCTTCCCCTTCTGGGTGATCGTCGTCTTCAACACCTGGCGCGGCACCGCCTTTTCCATGATGCTGTTCAACTCGGCCTTCTCCTCCATCCCGCCGAGCTATTTCCAGGCGGCGGACGTGGCGGGGGCGTCGAGCTGGCAGAAGTTCCGCGACATCGGCCTGCCGCTCATCCGCGGCCATGTGGTGACGGACCTGATCCTCATCACCATGTGGACCTTCAACGTCTTCACGCCGTTCCTGCTCACCAAGGGCGGCCCGTCCTATCGCACGGAGATTCTTTCCATCTACACCTACCGCGTCGCCTTCCGCGATTTCGAGTTCGGCAAGGGGGCGGCCGTGGGCGTTGTGATCATGCTGATCAATCTCGCCTTCGCGCTCTTCTATCTCTGGGTCACGCGCAAGCGCGCCAGGGGAGTGGCTGCATGA
- a CDS encoding carbohydrate ABC transporter permease: protein MKRYLSLYFSRIGFSAATALVGVLFALPLVWFIFAPFNPRAELGLAIPEPFSFSNFETVFQNSFALRGLWNSLIQSVGGVILVGAGATLASYALSRSPIPGKNIITYILLLFSSVVSGSAAMVPIFLIVNGMGLIDTQIAVILVFAGGLLPTAMFILRDFIDSIPRSYEESAMVAGATPVQAFFDVALPVIRPGIVVVVVWAFVNIWGSFLIPFILLRSSEKMPASVAIYSFYSEAGTPIVTLLAAYSLIYSLPVIVLYLFVSWKFGFRFFGGIKA, encoded by the coding sequence ATGAAGCGCTATCTGAGCCTCTACTTCAGCCGCATCGGCTTCTCGGCGGCCACCGCGCTCGTCGGCGTTCTCTTCGCCTTGCCACTGGTCTGGTTCATCTTCGCCCCCTTCAATCCGCGGGCGGAGCTGGGCCTCGCCATTCCCGAACCCTTCTCCTTCTCCAATTTCGAGACGGTGTTCCAGAACAGTTTCGCACTGCGCGGCCTCTGGAACTCGCTCATCCAGAGCGTGGGCGGGGTGATCCTCGTGGGCGCGGGCGCCACGCTCGCCTCCTACGCGCTGTCGCGCTCGCCGATCCCGGGCAAGAACATCATCACCTATATCCTGCTTCTCTTCTCTTCGGTCGTGTCGGGCTCGGCGGCGATGGTGCCGATCTTCCTCATCGTCAACGGCATGGGGCTGATCGACACGCAGATCGCGGTGATCCTGGTCTTTGCCGGCGGGCTCTTGCCGACCGCCATGTTCATCCTGCGCGACTTCATCGACAGCATCCCGAGAAGCTATGAGGAGAGCGCCATGGTGGCTGGCGCGACGCCCGTGCAGGCCTTCTTCGACGTGGCGCTGCCGGTCATCCGGCCGGGCATCGTCGTGGTGGTGGTGTGGGCCTTCGTGAACATCTGGGGAAGCTTCCTCATCCCGTTCATCCTGCTGCGCTCCAGCGAGAAGATGCCGGCCTCCGTCGCCATCTATTCCTTCTACTCGGAAGCGGGCACGCCCATCGTCACGCTGCTTGCGGCCTATTCGCTCATCTACTCGCTTCCCGTGATCGTTCTCTACCTCTTCGTGAGCTGGAAGTTCGGCTTCCGGTTCTTCGGCGGCATCAAGGCTTGA
- a CDS encoding ABC transporter ATP-binding protein, which produces MASVRFDGVTKKFGDFTAVSDLDIEMGDGEFICLLGPSGCGKTTTLRMIAGLETPTAGSVMIGERDVTFMHPKDRKISMVFQDYALYPHMNLADNIAYPLKVRGEAEAKRHARAREVADVLKIGHLMGRMPSQISGGQQQRTSLARALVYPSDVYLFDEPLSNLDAKLRLEARGFLNHLQRDMGMTAVYVTHDQAEAMALATRVAVMDAGKVVQYAPPLDVYRRPATTFVANFVGNPPMNLLPVEAMIADGKIRLKAEGLMAPPLPVSRAAAKALEGNGKLTLGVRPEHLSIAKGGEENKISGQLFANENMGPETLVTLERDDAARFTARIFTDDSITLEGMVTLGFSSDHIHLFDPGGARLPTDGEQA; this is translated from the coding sequence ATGGCTTCGGTTCGTTTCGACGGCGTCACCAAGAAATTCGGCGATTTCACCGCCGTTTCCGATCTCGACATCGAGATGGGCGACGGCGAATTCATCTGCCTGCTCGGCCCCTCCGGCTGCGGCAAGACCACGACGCTGCGCATGATTGCCGGGCTGGAAACGCCCACTGCAGGCAGCGTCATGATCGGCGAGCGGGACGTCACCTTCATGCATCCGAAGGACCGGAAGATCTCCATGGTCTTCCAGGACTACGCCCTCTACCCGCACATGAACCTGGCCGACAACATCGCCTATCCCTTGAAGGTGCGCGGCGAGGCGGAGGCCAAACGCCATGCGCGCGCCCGCGAGGTGGCGGATGTCCTGAAGATCGGCCACCTTATGGGCCGCATGCCCTCGCAGATCTCCGGCGGGCAGCAGCAGCGCACCTCGCTCGCCCGCGCGCTCGTCTATCCTTCGGACGTCTATCTCTTCGACGAACCGCTCTCCAATCTCGACGCGAAGCTCCGGCTGGAGGCGCGGGGTTTCCTCAATCATCTCCAGCGCGACATGGGCATGACAGCGGTTTACGTGACCCACGACCAGGCCGAGGCCATGGCGCTCGCCACGCGCGTTGCCGTCATGGATGCGGGGAAAGTGGTGCAATATGCGCCGCCGCTGGACGTCTATCGCCGACCGGCCACCACCTTCGTCGCCAATTTCGTCGGCAATCCGCCCATGAACCTGCTGCCGGTCGAAGCCATGATCGCGGACGGAAAGATCCGTCTGAAAGCCGAAGGGCTTATGGCGCCACCACTTCCCGTCTCCCGTGCGGCTGCAAAGGCGCTGGAGGGGAACGGCAAGCTCACGCTCGGCGTCCGGCCGGAGCACTTGTCCATCGCCAAGGGCGGGGAGGAGAACAAGATTTCAGGTCAGTTGTTCGCCAATGAGAATATGGGGCCGGAGACGCTGGTGACGCTCGAGCGCGACGATGCCGCCCGGTTCACCGCGCGCATCTTCACGGACGACAGTATCACGCTTGAAGGCATGGTGACGCTTGGTTTTTCTTCCGACCACATCCATCTTTTCGATCCCGGCGGGGCGAGGCTCCCGACGGACGGCGAGCAGGCCTGA